One window from the genome of Candidatus Omnitrophota bacterium encodes:
- a CDS encoding ARMT1-like domain-containing protein: protein MKTYLDCIPCFFRQALEGSRIVRTTPKQQKQIIDEFARKIPKISLEASPPEIARFGYALLRKITPNRDPYKKIKQKSNRIALRLLGKLRNKVNHSQDRLLTALELAIAGNIIDFGVKNSLNVKTELKKILAEENKVIYRQSIFHYAEFRRALKKAGDILYLADNAGEVVFDRVLVEEIKKEYLDKNIYYAVKEKPVINDALFEDAKVCGIDKTAQVISNGTGAPGTILALCSKEFKRIYKSADMIISKGQGNFESLSNEKRPIFFLFMVKCPVVARETGCKMGNIVLFYNLKKNGAIRNKKISG, encoded by the coding sequence AGATTGCATCCCTTGTTTCTTTCGGCAAGCGCTGGAAGGCAGCCGGATTGTCCGGACAACCCCAAAACAGCAAAAACAGATTATAGATGAATTTGCCCGCAAAATTCCGAAGATATCGCTTGAAGCTAGCCCTCCTGAAATAGCTAGGTTTGGGTACGCTCTTTTAAGAAAGATAACCCCTAATAGAGATCCGTATAAAAAGATAAAACAAAAAAGCAATCGCATTGCTTTAAGGTTATTAGGCAAATTAAGGAATAAAGTCAATCATTCCCAGGACAGGCTTTTGACAGCGCTGGAGTTGGCTATCGCCGGTAATATCATAGATTTTGGCGTAAAGAATAGCTTGAATGTAAAAACGGAGTTAAAAAAGATACTCGCAGAGGAAAATAAGGTTATCTATAGACAATCTATATTTCATTACGCAGAGTTCAGACGGGCTTTAAAGAAGGCAGGGGATATTTTATATCTGGCTGATAACGCAGGAGAGGTGGTATTTGACCGGGTTTTAGTCGAAGAAATAAAAAAAGAGTATCTGGATAAAAACATTTACTATGCCGTAAAGGAAAAACCCGTTATAAACGATGCGCTATTTGAAGATGCCAAGGTTTGTGGGATCGATAAGACGGCTCAGGTGATTTCTAACGGCACAGGCGCTCCGGGAACGATTCTTGCTTTATGCTCAAAAGAATTCAAACGAATTTATAAAAGCGCGGATATGATAATCAGTAAAGGCCAGGGTAATTTTGAATCTCTATCAAACGAAAAAAGACCTATTTTTTTCTTATTTATGGTGAAATGCCCGGTGGTAGCCAGGGAAACCGGATGTAAGATGGGAAATATAGTTTTATTTTACAATTTAAAGAAAAATGGAGCCATTAGAAATAAAAAAATATCCGGATAG
- the def gene encoding peptide deformylase produces the protein MEPLEIKKYPDSVLRKNALEIKDITDTEARLFEEMHFTMRHFAGIGLAAPQIGISKNLIVADIGEGAIKLANPVVLKTKGLDKMEEGCLSIPGVGVVIDRPDEIIVSGLNEKGKVIKLEAQGLLARVLQHEIDHLSGKLIIDYLSLVEKFKLKLHARRENRRYADL, from the coding sequence ATGGAGCCATTAGAAATAAAAAAATATCCGGATAGCGTTTTAAGAAAGAATGCGCTTGAGATAAAAGATATTACAGATACAGAAGCAAGGCTTTTTGAAGAGATGCATTTTACAATGCGGCATTTTGCGGGAATTGGTTTGGCTGCGCCTCAAATTGGAATTTCCAAAAATTTGATAGTTGCAGATATTGGCGAAGGCGCAATCAAATTGGCTAATCCTGTAGTTCTGAAAACAAAAGGGTTAGATAAGATGGAAGAGGGCTGTTTAAGCATCCCGGGCGTAGGCGTGGTTATAGATAGGCCGGACGAAATTATTGTCAGTGGATTAAACGAAAAGGGAAAGGTTATAAAATTAGAGGCACAGGGGCTTTTGGCGAGAGTGCTCCAGCATGAGATAGACCATTTAAGCGGCAAATTAATCATAGACTATTTAAGCCTAGTAGAAAAATTTAAATTAAAGCTGCATGCAAGAAGGGAAAATAGACGATATGCCGATTTATGA
- a CDS encoding MBL fold metallo-hydrolase, with protein sequence MRIKVIFDKGALENSLRTGWGVSFLVDEKILFDTGEKGEWLLQNMRSLGVDINKIEAVVISHDHWDHWGGLWDILKEREGFKVYSCPGFGKEFKDKVKELGGDLIEVQKIIEIAPDIYITGEIPGAFRGRYMPEQAIVLKTNNGLTIITGCAHPGILKMVEKAKAKFPVEPVYFVLGGFHLMESDKRAIEIVAENFKKLNIIKAGPTHCSGEVAEDIFKKYYAENFVSIKAGQEIEV encoded by the coding sequence ATGCGGATAAAAGTGATTTTTGATAAAGGTGCTTTGGAAAATAGCCTTCGTACTGGTTGGGGCGTATCATTTTTAGTTGACGAGAAAATATTATTTGATACTGGCGAAAAAGGGGAATGGTTACTTCAAAATATGCGCTCTTTAGGGGTTGATATAAACAAGATTGAAGCGGTAGTAATTTCTCACGACCATTGGGATCACTGGGGAGGGCTGTGGGATATACTCAAAGAAAGAGAGGGGTTTAAGGTGTATTCCTGCCCTGGTTTCGGCAAAGAATTTAAAGATAAAGTAAAAGAGTTGGGAGGAGACCTTATTGAAGTTCAAAAAATTATAGAGATTGCGCCGGATATTTATATTACGGGAGAAATACCCGGCGCTTTTCGTGGAAGGTACATGCCTGAGCAGGCAATCGTATTAAAAACGAATAATGGGCTTACTATAATTACCGGATGCGCACATCCCGGGATTTTAAAAATGGTAGAAAAGGCAAAGGCTAAATTTCCTGTTGAGCCTGTTTATTTTGTATTGGGTGGATTTCACCTGATGGAATCAGATAAACGGGCAATAGAAATAGTAGCCGAGAATTTCAAAAAGCTGAATATAATAAAAGCCGGGCCTACGCATTGCAGCGGTGAGGTAGCGGAAGATATTTTTAAAAAATACTATGCGGAGAATTTTGTATCTATAAAAGCAGGGCAGGAGATAGAGGTCTAA
- a CDS encoding cupin domain-containing protein: MKNIGPFVKKLDGRKKFKRIFGKSGKKKGLSSGFMTIKKGDTVGIHNTGGKEEVLVVLHGKAQVSIANKHFILKDGIVLYIPPDTLHDVKNIGTRLLKYLYVTAAV, translated from the coding sequence ATGAAAAACATTGGGCCTTTTGTTAAGAAGCTTGATGGCCGAAAGAAGTTTAAGCGTATATTTGGTAAATCCGGCAAGAAAAAAGGCTTATCTTCGGGATTTATGACCATTAAAAAAGGCGATACCGTAGGAATTCATAATACAGGGGGCAAAGAAGAGGTCTTAGTTGTTTTACATGGCAAAGCGCAGGTCAGTATCGCAAATAAACATTTTATCTTAAAGGATGGGATAGTGTTATATATTCCGCCTGATACTTTGCATGATGTTAAAAATATAGGTACGCGGTTACTTAAATATTTATATGTTACCGCGGCTGTGTAA
- a CDS encoding hydrogenase maturation nickel metallochaperone HypA, whose amino-acid sequence MHETRFINEIFAVLKEKLAKEKVTGQAVVNVRLSPFSHVAAETLQGSFNELIKGENFKNALLKVLPLEILLECKNCKRSTRITKRVFGCPFCNSADVNIQMDKEFFVESIEIERKEKGVKDGD is encoded by the coding sequence ATGCACGAGACAAGATTCATTAACGAAATATTTGCAGTCTTAAAAGAGAAATTGGCTAAAGAAAAGGTTACTGGGCAGGCCGTAGTCAATGTTCGCTTAAGCCCTTTTAGCCATGTTGCTGCTGAAACCTTGCAAGGTTCCTTTAATGAGTTGATTAAAGGTGAGAATTTTAAGAATGCGCTGCTTAAAGTTCTGCCCCTTGAAATCCTGTTAGAGTGCAAAAACTGCAAACGTAGCACCCGCATTACCAAGAGGGTATTCGGTTGTCCTTTTTGCAATAGCGCGGATGTTAATATCCAGATGGATAAGGAATTTTTTGTTGAGTCCATAGAAATTGAGCGTAAAGAGAAGGGAGTAAAAGATGGGGATTGA
- the trxA gene encoding thioredoxin, translated as MGIDINDGNFKQEVLEETLPVLVDFWAVWCGPCLRLAPVIEQIAKEYKGKLKVCKLNVDEAPKTASSYGIMSIPTLAIFRNGEAVDKIVGALPKAELETTIKKYI; from the coding sequence ATGGGGATTGATATAAATGACGGCAATTTTAAGCAGGAGGTGTTGGAAGAAACTTTGCCTGTTCTGGTAGATTTTTGGGCAGTATGGTGTGGCCCTTGCCTTAGGCTTGCTCCGGTAATTGAGCAGATTGCCAAAGAATACAAAGGAAAATTGAAGGTTTGTAAGTTAAATGTGGATGAGGCTCCCAAGACAGCTTCCAGCTATGGTATTATGAGCATACCAACGTTAGCGATTTTTAGGAATGGGGAAGCAGTGGATAAAATTGTAGGCGCGCTACCTAAGGCAGAGCTGGAAACTACGATTAAGAAATACATCTGA
- a CDS encoding DnaJ domain-containing protein, translating to MMDFKQINEARKILGLGEEASMEEIKDVFRDLALKYHPDRCKEKDKKHCEEMFKKINHAKDIITSYCANYRFSFKEKDVKKNIMSKEEYEHLKRFFDGWFGDLDL from the coding sequence ATGATGGATTTTAAGCAGATTAATGAAGCAAGGAAGATTTTAGGGCTAGGTGAAGAGGCAAGCATGGAAGAGATTAAAGATGTCTTTAGGGATTTAGCCCTTAAATACCATCCTGATAGATGCAAGGAGAAGGATAAGAAACACTGCGAAGAGATGTTTAAGAAGATAAACCACGCAAAGGATATTATCACAAGTTACTGCGCGAATTACAGGTTTTCTTTTAAAGAAAAAGATGTTAAGAAGAATATTATGTCAAAAGAGGAATATGAGCATCTTAAGCGTTTTTTTGACGGCTGGTTCGGAGATTTGGATTTATGA
- a CDS encoding methyltransferase domain-containing protein translates to MSDIFDKYYKKYDVWYNRHKFAYLSEIGALKKVVPKKGEGLEIGVGTGRFASRLGIKYGVDPSENMLKISKKRGIDARHAQGERLPFDSSIFDYVAIIITLCFVKDPIKVLIEAKRVLKNRGKIIVGIIDKDSFLGNFYQRKKSLFYRQAHFFGVKEVTDLLKMSGFGRVSYYQTIYKFPDEINSVEKPKKGFGRGGFVVISGEKI, encoded by the coding sequence ATGAGCGATATTTTCGATAAGTATTATAAAAAATATGACGTATGGTATAATAGGCATAAATTTGCTTATTTATCAGAAATTGGCGCACTGAAAAAAGTTGTACCTAAGAAAGGTGAGGGATTGGAAATTGGCGTTGGTACAGGCAGATTCGCTTCTAGATTAGGGATAAAGTACGGAGTCGATCCTTCTGAAAATATGCTTAAAATTTCCAAAAAAAGAGGTATAGATGCACGCCATGCTCAAGGAGAAAGATTACCGTTTGACAGTTCCATTTTTGATTATGTTGCTATTATTATTACTTTGTGTTTTGTTAAAGATCCCATTAAGGTATTGATAGAGGCAAAAAGGGTTTTAAAGAATCGTGGTAAGATTATTGTTGGAATTATCGATAAGGATAGTTTTTTAGGCAATTTTTATCAAAGGAAAAAGAGTCTATTTTATAGGCAGGCTCATTTTTTCGGCGTGAAAGAAGTTACTGATTTACTTAAGATGTCAGGTTTCGGCAGAGTTTCGTATTATCAAACGATATATAAATTCCCGGATGAAATAAATTCAGTTGAAAAGCCTAAGAAAGGCTTTGGCCGGGGTGGGTTTGTGGTAATCTCAGGAGAAAAGATTTGA
- the tsaA gene encoding tRNA (N6-threonylcarbamoyladenosine(37)-N6)-methyltransferase TrmO, with the protein MRGELKLKPIGIIHTPYRETKGIPIQGKFEKGVRGTIEIFPEYRAGLKDIKGFSYLILIYYFHRSKEERLVGRPFLEDKEHGIFAIRSPHRPNHIGFSIVKLGKVKGNNITFSEVDILDGTPLLDIKPYVAHFDSRKRVKSGWIDKYFRNGKIPKKTRIR; encoded by the coding sequence TTGAGAGGAGAGCTTAAACTAAAGCCCATTGGAATCATCCATACGCCCTATAGAGAGACTAAGGGTATTCCCATCCAGGGCAAATTTGAGAAAGGCGTCAGGGGCACAATAGAGATTTTCCCTGAATATCGGGCGGGTCTAAAAGATATCAAGGGATTTTCATATCTTATACTAATTTACTATTTTCACCGCTCAAAAGAAGAGCGGCTTGTGGGCAGGCCATTCCTTGAGGATAAGGAGCATGGGATATTCGCTATACGCAGCCCGCATCGGCCGAATCATATCGGATTTTCAATTGTGAAGCTGGGAAAGGTTAAAGGCAATAATATTACTTTTTCTGAAGTGGATATACTTGACGGAACGCCGCTTTTAGATATTAAGCCGTATGTGGCGCATTTCGATTCCAGAAAGCGCGTAAAAAGCGGCTGGATTGATAAGTATTTTAGGAATGGCAAGATACCAAAGAAAACCAGAATACGATGA
- a CDS encoding FeoA family protein — protein sequence MNKIKIDLTQMQPGETGIVKEIQGGQGFVRKLQSMGVRPEKKITKVSSHFWRGPQTVEVDNIQIAVGFGMARRILVEVQR from the coding sequence ATGAATAAAATAAAAATAGATTTAACCCAAATGCAGCCAGGAGAAACTGGTATAGTAAAAGAAATTCAGGGAGGCCAAGGCTTCGTAAGAAAATTACAAAGTATGGGAGTAAGGCCGGAAAAGAAGATAACTAAGGTAAGCTCTCATTTTTGGCGTGGTCCCCAGACAGTAGAGGTAGATAATATACAGATTGCTGTTGGTTTTGGCATGGCCAGAAGAATTTTAGTGGAAGTACAGAGATGA